The Lactuca sativa cultivar Salinas chromosome 2, Lsat_Salinas_v11, whole genome shotgun sequence genome includes a window with the following:
- the LOC111883397 gene encoding uncharacterized protein LOC111883397 isoform X9, which yields MCCPRNGREIFNKKNKVKLNHATLGLQIGIYITLYSEKTEVLGGVRRSFCSDLVKFWIYTMDASNFWEIMDTNEITKDDIVLLTRYLVDSYRTNGFRLPADNFFKEAKIEQVGELKGSYVDYHEPCMKQGAGVGLWIFFCQEILKHKGVKERPRLMRHNEDTSQTTTNQQPVNADQDHVFTFPCHERPWLITHQENTSQSQTTTNQQVVNVDPDHGTISGAKQDVLRNWIQKTQTQF from the exons ATGTGCTGCCCTAGAAATGGTAGGGAAatttttaataagaaaaataaagtaaaattaaATCACGCAACACTAGGTTTACAAATAGGCATATATATAACCCTCTATTCCGAAAAAACGGAGGTACTCGGAGGTGTTAGGCGATCGTTTTGCAGTGATCTCGTGAAATTTTG GATATATACAATGGACGCCAGCAATTTCTGGGAAATAATGGACACCAACGAAATTACGAAAGACGATATAGTGCT GTTGACAAGGTACCTCGTGGATTCCTATAGGACAAATGGGTTTAGGTTACCTGCTGATAACTTTTTCAAAGAAGCAAAAATCGAACAAGTAGGAG AGCTCAAAGGATCATACGTGGACTATCATGAGCCGTGCATGAAACAAGGTGCTGGTGTGGGTTTATGGATCTTTTTCTGTCAAGAAATCCTAAAGCACAAGGGAGTCAAAGAAAGGCCAAGGCTGATGAGACACAATGAAGACACTTCTCAG ACTACCACAAATCAACAACCCGTGAATGCTGATCAAGACCATGTATTTACCTTTCCTTGTCATGAAAGGCCATGGCTGATAACACATCAAGAGAACACTTCTCAG AGTCAGACTACCACAAACCAACAGGTGGTGAATGTTGATCCAGATCATGGCACTATCTCTGGTGCAAAACAAGATGTATTAAGGAA TTGGATCCAGAAAACGCAAACGCAGTTTTGA
- the LOC111883397 gene encoding uncharacterized protein LOC111883397 isoform X2, with amino-acid sequence MCCPRNGREIFNKKNKVKLNHATLGLQIGIYITLYSEKTEVLGGVRRSFCSDLVKFWIYTMDASNFWEIMDTNEITKDDIVLLTRYLVDSYRTNGFRLPADNFFKEAKIEQVGELKGSYVDYHEPCMKQGAGVGLWIFFCQEILKHKGVKERPRLMRHNEDTSQTTTNQQPVNADQDHVFTFPCHERPWLITHQENTSQTTTNQQVVNVDPDHGTISGAKQDVLRKLFRYVYNYFNKNMLLADCFVQKEETAEEEASVQYFPYAVGSRKRKRSFEDVKV; translated from the exons ATGTGCTGCCCTAGAAATGGTAGGGAAatttttaataagaaaaataaagtaaaattaaATCACGCAACACTAGGTTTACAAATAGGCATATATATAACCCTCTATTCCGAAAAAACGGAGGTACTCGGAGGTGTTAGGCGATCGTTTTGCAGTGATCTCGTGAAATTTTG GATATATACAATGGACGCCAGCAATTTCTGGGAAATAATGGACACCAACGAAATTACGAAAGACGATATAGTGCT GTTGACAAGGTACCTCGTGGATTCCTATAGGACAAATGGGTTTAGGTTACCTGCTGATAACTTTTTCAAAGAAGCAAAAATCGAACAAGTAGGAG AGCTCAAAGGATCATACGTGGACTATCATGAGCCGTGCATGAAACAAGGTGCTGGTGTGGGTTTATGGATCTTTTTCTGTCAAGAAATCCTAAAGCACAAGGGAGTCAAAGAAAGGCCAAGGCTGATGAGACACAATGAAGACACTTCTCAG ACTACCACAAATCAACAACCCGTGAATGCTGATCAAGACCATGTATTTACCTTTCCTTGTCATGAAAGGCCATGGCTGATAACACATCAAGAGAACACTTCTCAG ACTACCACAAACCAACAGGTGGTGAATGTTGATCCAGATCATGGCACTATCTCTGGTGCAAAACAAGATGTATTAAGGAA GCTGTTCAGATACGTTTATAATTACTTCAACAAAAATATGCTTTTGGCTGACTGTTTTGTCCAAAAAGAAGAAACTGCTGAAGAAGAAGCatctg TGCAGTATTTTCCATATGCAGTTGGATCCAGAAAACGCAAACGCAGTTTTGAAGACGTCAAGGTTTGA
- the LOC111883397 gene encoding uncharacterized protein LOC111883397 isoform X1, which translates to MCCPRNGREIFNKKNKVKLNHATLGLQIGIYITLYSEKTEVLGGVRRSFCSDLVKFWIYTMDASNFWEIMDTNEITKDDIVLLTRYLVDSYRTNGFRLPADNFFKEAKIEQVGELKGSYVDYHEPCMKQGAGVGLWIFFCQEILKHKGVKERPRLMRHNEDTSQTTTNQQPVNADQDHVFTFPCHERPWLITHQENTSQSQTTTNQQVVNVDPDHGTISGAKQDVLRKLFRYVYNYFNKNMLLADCFVQKEETAEEEASVQYFPYAVGSRKRKRSFEDVKV; encoded by the exons ATGTGCTGCCCTAGAAATGGTAGGGAAatttttaataagaaaaataaagtaaaattaaATCACGCAACACTAGGTTTACAAATAGGCATATATATAACCCTCTATTCCGAAAAAACGGAGGTACTCGGAGGTGTTAGGCGATCGTTTTGCAGTGATCTCGTGAAATTTTG GATATATACAATGGACGCCAGCAATTTCTGGGAAATAATGGACACCAACGAAATTACGAAAGACGATATAGTGCT GTTGACAAGGTACCTCGTGGATTCCTATAGGACAAATGGGTTTAGGTTACCTGCTGATAACTTTTTCAAAGAAGCAAAAATCGAACAAGTAGGAG AGCTCAAAGGATCATACGTGGACTATCATGAGCCGTGCATGAAACAAGGTGCTGGTGTGGGTTTATGGATCTTTTTCTGTCAAGAAATCCTAAAGCACAAGGGAGTCAAAGAAAGGCCAAGGCTGATGAGACACAATGAAGACACTTCTCAG ACTACCACAAATCAACAACCCGTGAATGCTGATCAAGACCATGTATTTACCTTTCCTTGTCATGAAAGGCCATGGCTGATAACACATCAAGAGAACACTTCTCAG AGTCAGACTACCACAAACCAACAGGTGGTGAATGTTGATCCAGATCATGGCACTATCTCTGGTGCAAAACAAGATGTATTAAGGAA GCTGTTCAGATACGTTTATAATTACTTCAACAAAAATATGCTTTTGGCTGACTGTTTTGTCCAAAAAGAAGAAACTGCTGAAGAAGAAGCatctg TGCAGTATTTTCCATATGCAGTTGGATCCAGAAAACGCAAACGCAGTTTTGAAGACGTCAAGGTTTGA
- the LOC111883397 gene encoding uncharacterized protein LOC111883397 isoform X8, with translation MCCPRNGREIFNKKNKVKLNHATLGLQIGIYITLYSEKTEVLGGVRRSFCSDLVKFWIYTMDASNFWEIMDTNEITKDDIVLLTRYLVDSYRTNGFRLPADNFFKEAKIEQVGELKGSYVDYHEPCMKQGAGVGLWIFFCQEILKHKGVKERPRLMRHNEDTSQTTTNQQPVNADQDHVFTFPCHERPWLITHQENTSQTTTNQQVVNVDPDHGTISGAKQDVLRNAVFSICSWIQKTQTQF, from the exons ATGTGCTGCCCTAGAAATGGTAGGGAAatttttaataagaaaaataaagtaaaattaaATCACGCAACACTAGGTTTACAAATAGGCATATATATAACCCTCTATTCCGAAAAAACGGAGGTACTCGGAGGTGTTAGGCGATCGTTTTGCAGTGATCTCGTGAAATTTTG GATATATACAATGGACGCCAGCAATTTCTGGGAAATAATGGACACCAACGAAATTACGAAAGACGATATAGTGCT GTTGACAAGGTACCTCGTGGATTCCTATAGGACAAATGGGTTTAGGTTACCTGCTGATAACTTTTTCAAAGAAGCAAAAATCGAACAAGTAGGAG AGCTCAAAGGATCATACGTGGACTATCATGAGCCGTGCATGAAACAAGGTGCTGGTGTGGGTTTATGGATCTTTTTCTGTCAAGAAATCCTAAAGCACAAGGGAGTCAAAGAAAGGCCAAGGCTGATGAGACACAATGAAGACACTTCTCAG ACTACCACAAATCAACAACCCGTGAATGCTGATCAAGACCATGTATTTACCTTTCCTTGTCATGAAAGGCCATGGCTGATAACACATCAAGAGAACACTTCTCAG ACTACCACAAACCAACAGGTGGTGAATGTTGATCCAGATCATGGCACTATCTCTGGTGCAAAACAAGATGTATTAAGGAA TGCAGTATTTTCCATATGCAGTTGGATCCAGAAAACGCAAACGCAGTTTTGA
- the LOC111883397 gene encoding uncharacterized protein LOC111883397 isoform X6 — MCCPRNGREIFNKKNKVKLNHATLGLQIGIYITLYSEKTEVLGGVRRSFCSDLVKFWIYTMDASNFWEIMDTNEITKDDIVLLTRYLVDSYRTNGFRLPADNFFKEAKIEQVGELKGSYVDYHEPCMKQGAGVGLWIFFCQEILKHKGVKERPRLMRHNEDTSQTTTNQQPVNADQDHVFTFPCHERPWLITHQENTSQTTTNQQVVNVDPDHGTISGAKQDVLRNIFHMQLDPENANAVLKTSRFEEKRELRLWSRRRVTAEYLK; from the exons ATGTGCTGCCCTAGAAATGGTAGGGAAatttttaataagaaaaataaagtaaaattaaATCACGCAACACTAGGTTTACAAATAGGCATATATATAACCCTCTATTCCGAAAAAACGGAGGTACTCGGAGGTGTTAGGCGATCGTTTTGCAGTGATCTCGTGAAATTTTG GATATATACAATGGACGCCAGCAATTTCTGGGAAATAATGGACACCAACGAAATTACGAAAGACGATATAGTGCT GTTGACAAGGTACCTCGTGGATTCCTATAGGACAAATGGGTTTAGGTTACCTGCTGATAACTTTTTCAAAGAAGCAAAAATCGAACAAGTAGGAG AGCTCAAAGGATCATACGTGGACTATCATGAGCCGTGCATGAAACAAGGTGCTGGTGTGGGTTTATGGATCTTTTTCTGTCAAGAAATCCTAAAGCACAAGGGAGTCAAAGAAAGGCCAAGGCTGATGAGACACAATGAAGACACTTCTCAG ACTACCACAAATCAACAACCCGTGAATGCTGATCAAGACCATGTATTTACCTTTCCTTGTCATGAAAGGCCATGGCTGATAACACATCAAGAGAACACTTCTCAG ACTACCACAAACCAACAGGTGGTGAATGTTGATCCAGATCATGGCACTATCTCTGGTGCAAAACAAGATGTATTAAGGAA TATTTTCCATATGCAGTTGGATCCAGAAAACGCAAACGCAGTTTTGAAGACGTCAAGGTTTGAGGAAAAAAGGGAGTTGAGACTGTGGAGTCGTAGAAGGGTGACAGCTGAATATTTAAAATGA
- the LOC111883397 gene encoding uncharacterized protein LOC111883397 isoform X11, with protein MDASNFWEIMDTNEITKDDIVLLTRYLVDSYRTNGFRLPADNFFKEAKIEQVGELKGSYVDYHEPCMKQGAGVGLWIFFCQEILKHKGVKERPRLMRHNEDTSQTTTNQQPVNADQDHVFTFPCHERPWLITHQENTSQSQTTTNQQVVNVDPDHGTISGAKQDVLRKLFRYVYNYFNKNMLLADCFVQKEETAEEEASVQYFPYAVGSRKRKRSFEDVKV; from the exons ATGGACGCCAGCAATTTCTGGGAAATAATGGACACCAACGAAATTACGAAAGACGATATAGTGCT GTTGACAAGGTACCTCGTGGATTCCTATAGGACAAATGGGTTTAGGTTACCTGCTGATAACTTTTTCAAAGAAGCAAAAATCGAACAAGTAGGAG AGCTCAAAGGATCATACGTGGACTATCATGAGCCGTGCATGAAACAAGGTGCTGGTGTGGGTTTATGGATCTTTTTCTGTCAAGAAATCCTAAAGCACAAGGGAGTCAAAGAAAGGCCAAGGCTGATGAGACACAATGAAGACACTTCTCAG ACTACCACAAATCAACAACCCGTGAATGCTGATCAAGACCATGTATTTACCTTTCCTTGTCATGAAAGGCCATGGCTGATAACACATCAAGAGAACACTTCTCAG AGTCAGACTACCACAAACCAACAGGTGGTGAATGTTGATCCAGATCATGGCACTATCTCTGGTGCAAAACAAGATGTATTAAGGAA GCTGTTCAGATACGTTTATAATTACTTCAACAAAAATATGCTTTTGGCTGACTGTTTTGTCCAAAAAGAAGAAACTGCTGAAGAAGAAGCatctg TGCAGTATTTTCCATATGCAGTTGGATCCAGAAAACGCAAACGCAGTTTTGAAGACGTCAAGGTTTGA
- the LOC111883397 gene encoding uncharacterized protein LOC111883397 isoform X7 codes for MCCPRNGREIFNKKNKVKLNHATLGLQIGIYITLYSEKTEVLGGVRRSFCSDLVKFWIYTMDASNFWEIMDTNEITKDDIVLLTRYLVDSYRTNGFRLPADNFFKEAKIEQVGELKGSYVDYHEPCMKQGAGVGLWIFFCQEILKHKGVKERPRLMRHNEDTSQTTTNQQPVNADQDHVFTFPCHERPWLITHQENTSQSQTTTNQQVVNVDPDHGTISGAKQDVLRNAVFSICSWIQKTQTQF; via the exons ATGTGCTGCCCTAGAAATGGTAGGGAAatttttaataagaaaaataaagtaaaattaaATCACGCAACACTAGGTTTACAAATAGGCATATATATAACCCTCTATTCCGAAAAAACGGAGGTACTCGGAGGTGTTAGGCGATCGTTTTGCAGTGATCTCGTGAAATTTTG GATATATACAATGGACGCCAGCAATTTCTGGGAAATAATGGACACCAACGAAATTACGAAAGACGATATAGTGCT GTTGACAAGGTACCTCGTGGATTCCTATAGGACAAATGGGTTTAGGTTACCTGCTGATAACTTTTTCAAAGAAGCAAAAATCGAACAAGTAGGAG AGCTCAAAGGATCATACGTGGACTATCATGAGCCGTGCATGAAACAAGGTGCTGGTGTGGGTTTATGGATCTTTTTCTGTCAAGAAATCCTAAAGCACAAGGGAGTCAAAGAAAGGCCAAGGCTGATGAGACACAATGAAGACACTTCTCAG ACTACCACAAATCAACAACCCGTGAATGCTGATCAAGACCATGTATTTACCTTTCCTTGTCATGAAAGGCCATGGCTGATAACACATCAAGAGAACACTTCTCAG AGTCAGACTACCACAAACCAACAGGTGGTGAATGTTGATCCAGATCATGGCACTATCTCTGGTGCAAAACAAGATGTATTAAGGAA TGCAGTATTTTCCATATGCAGTTGGATCCAGAAAACGCAAACGCAGTTTTGA
- the LOC111883397 gene encoding uncharacterized protein LOC111883397 isoform X10: MCCPRNGREIFNKKNKVKLNHATLGLQIGIYITLYSEKTEVLGGVRRSFCSDLVKFWIYTMDASNFWEIMDTNEITKDDIVLLTRYLVDSYRTNGFRLPADNFFKEAKIEQVGELKGSYVDYHEPCMKQGAGVGLWIFFCQEILKHKGVKERPRLMRHNEDTSQTTTNQQPVNADQDHVFTFPCHERPWLITHQENTSQTTTNQQVVNVDPDHGTISGAKQDVLRNWIQKTQTQF; this comes from the exons ATGTGCTGCCCTAGAAATGGTAGGGAAatttttaataagaaaaataaagtaaaattaaATCACGCAACACTAGGTTTACAAATAGGCATATATATAACCCTCTATTCCGAAAAAACGGAGGTACTCGGAGGTGTTAGGCGATCGTTTTGCAGTGATCTCGTGAAATTTTG GATATATACAATGGACGCCAGCAATTTCTGGGAAATAATGGACACCAACGAAATTACGAAAGACGATATAGTGCT GTTGACAAGGTACCTCGTGGATTCCTATAGGACAAATGGGTTTAGGTTACCTGCTGATAACTTTTTCAAAGAAGCAAAAATCGAACAAGTAGGAG AGCTCAAAGGATCATACGTGGACTATCATGAGCCGTGCATGAAACAAGGTGCTGGTGTGGGTTTATGGATCTTTTTCTGTCAAGAAATCCTAAAGCACAAGGGAGTCAAAGAAAGGCCAAGGCTGATGAGACACAATGAAGACACTTCTCAG ACTACCACAAATCAACAACCCGTGAATGCTGATCAAGACCATGTATTTACCTTTCCTTGTCATGAAAGGCCATGGCTGATAACACATCAAGAGAACACTTCTCAG ACTACCACAAACCAACAGGTGGTGAATGTTGATCCAGATCATGGCACTATCTCTGGTGCAAAACAAGATGTATTAAGGAA TTGGATCCAGAAAACGCAAACGCAGTTTTGA
- the LOC111883397 gene encoding uncharacterized protein LOC111883397 isoform X4, giving the protein MCCPRNGREIFNKKNKVKLNHATLGLQIGIYITLYSEKTEVLGGVRRSFCSDLVKFWIYTMDASNFWEIMDTNEITKDDIVLLTRYLVDSYRTNGFRLPADNFFKEAKIEQVGELKGSYVDYHEPCMKQGAGVGLWIFFCQEILKHKGVKERPRLMRHNEDTSQTTTNQQPVNADQDHVFTFPCHERPWLITHQENTSQSQTTTNQQVVNVDPDHGTISGAKQDVLRKLFRYVYNYFNKNMLLADCFVQKEETAEEEASVGSRKRKRSFEDVKV; this is encoded by the exons ATGTGCTGCCCTAGAAATGGTAGGGAAatttttaataagaaaaataaagtaaaattaaATCACGCAACACTAGGTTTACAAATAGGCATATATATAACCCTCTATTCCGAAAAAACGGAGGTACTCGGAGGTGTTAGGCGATCGTTTTGCAGTGATCTCGTGAAATTTTG GATATATACAATGGACGCCAGCAATTTCTGGGAAATAATGGACACCAACGAAATTACGAAAGACGATATAGTGCT GTTGACAAGGTACCTCGTGGATTCCTATAGGACAAATGGGTTTAGGTTACCTGCTGATAACTTTTTCAAAGAAGCAAAAATCGAACAAGTAGGAG AGCTCAAAGGATCATACGTGGACTATCATGAGCCGTGCATGAAACAAGGTGCTGGTGTGGGTTTATGGATCTTTTTCTGTCAAGAAATCCTAAAGCACAAGGGAGTCAAAGAAAGGCCAAGGCTGATGAGACACAATGAAGACACTTCTCAG ACTACCACAAATCAACAACCCGTGAATGCTGATCAAGACCATGTATTTACCTTTCCTTGTCATGAAAGGCCATGGCTGATAACACATCAAGAGAACACTTCTCAG AGTCAGACTACCACAAACCAACAGGTGGTGAATGTTGATCCAGATCATGGCACTATCTCTGGTGCAAAACAAGATGTATTAAGGAA GCTGTTCAGATACGTTTATAATTACTTCAACAAAAATATGCTTTTGGCTGACTGTTTTGTCCAAAAAGAAGAAACTGCTGAAGAAGAAGCatctg TTGGATCCAGAAAACGCAAACGCAGTTTTGAAGACGTCAAGGTTTGA
- the LOC111883397 gene encoding uncharacterized protein LOC111883397 isoform X5, with the protein MCCPRNGREIFNKKNKVKLNHATLGLQIGIYITLYSEKTEVLGGVRRSFCSDLVKFWIYTMDASNFWEIMDTNEITKDDIVLLTRYLVDSYRTNGFRLPADNFFKEAKIEQVGELKGSYVDYHEPCMKQGAGVGLWIFFCQEILKHKGVKERPRLMRHNEDTSQTTTNQQPVNADQDHVFTFPCHERPWLITHQENTSQSQTTTNQQVVNVDPDHGTISGAKQDVLRNIFHMQLDPENANAVLKTSRFEEKRELRLWSRRRVTAEYLK; encoded by the exons ATGTGCTGCCCTAGAAATGGTAGGGAAatttttaataagaaaaataaagtaaaattaaATCACGCAACACTAGGTTTACAAATAGGCATATATATAACCCTCTATTCCGAAAAAACGGAGGTACTCGGAGGTGTTAGGCGATCGTTTTGCAGTGATCTCGTGAAATTTTG GATATATACAATGGACGCCAGCAATTTCTGGGAAATAATGGACACCAACGAAATTACGAAAGACGATATAGTGCT GTTGACAAGGTACCTCGTGGATTCCTATAGGACAAATGGGTTTAGGTTACCTGCTGATAACTTTTTCAAAGAAGCAAAAATCGAACAAGTAGGAG AGCTCAAAGGATCATACGTGGACTATCATGAGCCGTGCATGAAACAAGGTGCTGGTGTGGGTTTATGGATCTTTTTCTGTCAAGAAATCCTAAAGCACAAGGGAGTCAAAGAAAGGCCAAGGCTGATGAGACACAATGAAGACACTTCTCAG ACTACCACAAATCAACAACCCGTGAATGCTGATCAAGACCATGTATTTACCTTTCCTTGTCATGAAAGGCCATGGCTGATAACACATCAAGAGAACACTTCTCAG AGTCAGACTACCACAAACCAACAGGTGGTGAATGTTGATCCAGATCATGGCACTATCTCTGGTGCAAAACAAGATGTATTAAGGAA TATTTTCCATATGCAGTTGGATCCAGAAAACGCAAACGCAGTTTTGAAGACGTCAAGGTTTGAGGAAAAAAGGGAGTTGAGACTGTGGAGTCGTAGAAGGGTGACAGCTGAATATTTAAAATGA
- the LOC111883397 gene encoding uncharacterized protein LOC111883397 isoform X3, translated as MCCPRNGREIFNKKNKVKLNHATLGLQIGIYITLYSEKTEVLGGVRRSFCSDLVKFWIYTMDASNFWEIMDTNEITKDDIVLLTRYLVDSYRTNGFRLPADNFFKEAKIEQVGELKGSYVDYHEPCMKQGAGVGLWIFFCQEILKHKGVKERPRLMRHNEDTSQTTTNQQPVNADQDHVFTFPCHERPWLITHQENTSQSQTTTNQQVVNVDPDHGTISGAKQDVLRKLFRYVYNYFNKNMLLADCFVQKEETAEEEASVFSICSWIQKTQTQF; from the exons ATGTGCTGCCCTAGAAATGGTAGGGAAatttttaataagaaaaataaagtaaaattaaATCACGCAACACTAGGTTTACAAATAGGCATATATATAACCCTCTATTCCGAAAAAACGGAGGTACTCGGAGGTGTTAGGCGATCGTTTTGCAGTGATCTCGTGAAATTTTG GATATATACAATGGACGCCAGCAATTTCTGGGAAATAATGGACACCAACGAAATTACGAAAGACGATATAGTGCT GTTGACAAGGTACCTCGTGGATTCCTATAGGACAAATGGGTTTAGGTTACCTGCTGATAACTTTTTCAAAGAAGCAAAAATCGAACAAGTAGGAG AGCTCAAAGGATCATACGTGGACTATCATGAGCCGTGCATGAAACAAGGTGCTGGTGTGGGTTTATGGATCTTTTTCTGTCAAGAAATCCTAAAGCACAAGGGAGTCAAAGAAAGGCCAAGGCTGATGAGACACAATGAAGACACTTCTCAG ACTACCACAAATCAACAACCCGTGAATGCTGATCAAGACCATGTATTTACCTTTCCTTGTCATGAAAGGCCATGGCTGATAACACATCAAGAGAACACTTCTCAG AGTCAGACTACCACAAACCAACAGGTGGTGAATGTTGATCCAGATCATGGCACTATCTCTGGTGCAAAACAAGATGTATTAAGGAA GCTGTTCAGATACGTTTATAATTACTTCAACAAAAATATGCTTTTGGCTGACTGTTTTGTCCAAAAAGAAGAAACTGCTGAAGAAGAAGCatctg TATTTTCCATATGCAGTTGGATCCAGAAAACGCAAACGCAGTTTTGA
- the LOC122196742 gene encoding uncharacterized protein LOC122196742 — protein sequence MEHGVAAIVFSHLSDQGCHSEAWLFAEKESFPGYVAESEECLHEHIIIWLWFSGHGISAIRYATKHGLKKVVENLDATGVNVLAPYAVDQGLAAIVYCLLKKRDSDWNGSLFAQNADFPEDQTEERLV from the exons ATGGAACACGG AGTTGCTGCGATAGTCTTCAGTCATCTTTCGGACCAGGGTTGCCATTCGGAAGCATGGCTTTTTGCCGAAAAAGAAAGCTTTCCAGGATATGTTGCTGAAagcgaggaatg tttACACGAGCATATAATTATCTGGCTGTGGTTTAGTGGGCATGGAATATCAGCCATAAGATATGCAACAAAGCATGGCCTTAAAAAGGTTGTCGAAAACCTTGACGCAACTGGTGTTAATGTTCTGGCTCCATATGCAGTGGATCAAGg GTTGGCAGCCATAGTGTATTGTCTACTGAAGAAAAGAGATTCTGACTGGAATGGAAGTCTTTTTGCGCAAAACGCTGACTTCCCGGAAGATCAAACCGAAGAAAGATTAGTTTAA